The genomic stretch GGTGAAGAGTCTTCGACCTCGCCCTGACGTCAAGCCCCCCGGATTCTTCTCTTGCCCGGGAGAGCGCTTCCTCAAGTTCGTCGAGTTCCAGGACAGTTGCAGCGATACAGTAATAACTCTTCGAACGGCCTTCGTTGAAGTCGTTCAGCATCTCCCTGAGCAACACCTCCCGCCGTTCCTGTATCTTCTGGAATTCGGATACCCCATGCCGGGATATATACGAGATGTCCTCCTCAAGGGTCTGGTAGCACTTGAACGAGTCGCGTTCTTTACCGGCTTCCCTGTGGTTCTTCCACTTTTCGCACGTCCCGCTCTCTTCGCACTCCCAGCAGAACTCAATCCCCTTTCTCTTAACAGCGCACGTGATAAACGGGCAACCGACAGCCATCCGGGTTGAACTCTTGCATCCCGAACATCTGCTCTCTGCTTCGGTATTGTACATGGGGCAGAGCCGACAGGAGAGTCCGCAGATGCCAATATCGGGATACGCGATGTGCATGATCGTTCTTATCTGCGATATCTCGCCGGATATCTCTTATGGTAGCGGGAGTTCTGCAACTTCAATCAGGTTCGTGCCCGGCCTGAAGGTCCAGAGGTGAACCTTCGGCCCCGAAGCCACGCTCGAAGAGGGTGTCCGGGCCATCCTGCGCGAAACCTGGAGTTCTGCCTTTCGGCCGGGTGTCCCTCTGTGCATCCCAGGCCCCTTTCACAACGCTTCGACCACGCGCTGAACCACAGACTCGAGATCCTCGCCCGAGCACGCGACGGTGAGATCGGCATACTTCTCGTAGAGCGGGACGCGCTCGTCGTACATCTCGCGGAGGCTCTGGCCCGGGAGGAGGAGTATCCCCCGGGCCGTGATGTTCTTGAGCCTCGCTTCCATCTCCTCGTACGCGATCTCGAGATACACGACCACTCCTTCGGACTTCAGGTGCGCCATCGCGGCCTCGCTGCGGACCACGCTCCCGCCCGTCGCGATCACCGCACGGCTGGAGTGAAGGGAGAGGATCGTCTCTTCCTCGATCCGCTTGAACGCATCCGCCCCGTCCTCGTCGAGGATCTCCTGGAGCATCTTCCCGGTCCGCTCCTGGATCAGGATATCCGTGTCGATGAACTGCATCCCGAGCGATTTTGCGAGGACGACGCCCACAGTGCTCTTCCCGGCACCGGGCATGCCG from Methanoculleus chikugoensis encodes the following:
- a CDS encoding DUF3795 domain-containing protein is translated as MHIAYPDIGICGLSCRLCPMYNTEAESRCSGCKSSTRMAVGCPFITCAVKRKGIEFCWECEESGTCEKWKNHREAGKERDSFKCYQTLEEDISYISRHGVSEFQKIQERREVLLREMLNDFNEGRSKSYYCIAATVLELDELEEALSRAREESGGLDVRARSKTLHRILDEIASRRGYHLRLRK
- a CDS encoding shikimate kinase — translated: MHYHENIVLIGMPGAGKSTVGVVLAKSLGMQFIDTDILIQERTGKMLQEILDEDGADAFKRIEEETILSLHSSRAVIATGGSVVRSEAAMAHLKSEGVVVYLEIAYEEMEARLKNITARGILLLPGQSLREMYDERVPLYEKYADLTVACSGEDLESVVQRVVEAL